The genomic DNA GTGATCGAGCTGGCGCCGGACTTTACGCCGCGGCACGCGGAAAACATCCGCACCCTGGTGCGTGGCCACTATTTCGATGGCCTGGCGATCATCCGCGTGCAGGATAACTTCGTTACCCAATGGGGCGATCCGGAAGACGACGACAAGGGCGACAAGTCCAAGCTGCGTTCGCTGGGCAAGGCCAGCAAAACCCTGCCGCCCGAATACACCCGTCCGATCGATGACAAACTGCCATGGACTGCCCTGCCCGATGGCGACGTCTATGCCCCCGAAGTCGGCTTCTCCGAGGGCTTCCCCGTGGCGCGCGACAAGACCACCGGCCAGGAGTGGCTGACCCATTGCTATGGCGCTGTCGGCGTGGCCCGCGATGTCGGTCCGGAAACCGGTAGCGGCAGTTCGCTTTACGCCATCATCGGCCAGGCACCGCGCGGTCTCGACCGCAACCTGGCCGTGGCCGGCCGCGTACTGCAAGGCATGGAGTTCCTGTCGGCTTTCCCGCGCGGCACCGGGGCGCTGGGTTTCTACGAGAAGCCCGAACAGCGCACGACGATCCGCTCGGTCACCCTGCTCGCCGATATGCCCGCTGCGCAACGACCGAAGTTGCAGGTGCTACGCACCGATAGCCCGACCTTTGCCGCGCTGATCGAGGCGAAGCGCAATCGGCATGATGATTTCTACACCGTACCGGCTGGCAAGATCGACTTGTGCAGCATCAATGTCCCCGTGCGTGATGCAAAGTAGCTAGCAGCCGCTAGACCGCCGTTTCGACAGAGCGCTCTCGCTCTGTCGATTCGCTGTTGCCTTCCGGATAGTGATACCAGGATTGATGCGGAGAAGACTGCTTGCACGAAAAGCATTGAGTCTTCTCCCAAAAATGGCCGCAGCCGGGACAGCAGCCGGCCGTCCAGAACGTATGCCAGCGCGTGCCGCAACCCGAACCGGGCTCGCCCGGCGCGCAATACCAGCGGCTGTCAATCTTGGGTTCCCACGAGCAAAGCGGGCAATGGATATGCGGCTGGGCTGACATTGGCTTCCCTGAGGTCCTGTCCACTCCATAGTGTAATCAACGATACCCCGCCGCCTGCAACTCAAACAGCTCGGCATAGTGACCGCCGGCGGCAAGCAGGTCCGCATGACTGCCGATCTCCACGATGCTGCCGCCTTCGAGCACCATGATGCGGTCGGCCATGCGCACCGTCGAAAAGCGATGCGAGATCAGCACCGCGGTCTTGCCCTGCGACAGCTCCTTGAAACGCTGAAACACCTCGAACTCCGAGCGCGCATCCAGCGCCGCGGTCGGCTCGTCCAGGATCAATAGCTGCGCATCGCGCATGTACGCACGAGCGATGGCGATCTTCTGCCACTCGCCACCGGAAAGGTCCACGCCACCCTTGAACAGCTTGCCCAGCATCTGCTCATAACCCTTGGGCAGCTTGGCGATCACCTCGTCGGCAACGCTGCGGCGCGCTGCATCGGTGATGCGCTCGCGATCGTCGCGCGCCTCAATGCGGCCGACAGCAATATTGTCGGCAGCACTCAGGAAGTAGCGCACGAAGTCCTGAAAGATCACCCCGGTATTCGCACGCAACTCGTGCAGATCGTATTCGCTCAACGGATGACCATCGAGCAGAATGCGGCCCTCGTCCGGGTCGTAGAGTCGCGAAAGCAATTTGACCAACGTCGTCTTACCAGCGCCGTTTTCGCCCACCAGCGCCAGCACCTCACCCGCGCGCAACGTGAAGTTGAGGTTGCGCACCGCCCAACGCTCGGCATCGGGGTAACGGAAACCCACGTCCTCAAATACGAAGCCTTCGCGGATAGGACTAGGAAACGGCCGTGGGTGTTCGGGCGTATAGATTTCCGGCTTGATCTGGAAGAACGAAAACAGATCATCGAGATAAAGCGCCTGGCCTGCCACCTGCGAGAAACCGATCAGCAGGTTCTCCAGCAAGCTGCGCAGTCGGCGGAACGAAGCGGACAGGAAGGTGAGGTCGCCGATGGTGAAATCGCCGCTTACCGTGCGAAACGCAATGATCGCGTAGGCAAGGTAATAGCCGATCGTGCCGATGGTGGTGAACAGACCGCCCCAGCCGGCGCGGCGCAGCGCGATGCTGCGGTTGGCGCGATAGATCGACTTGGACAGCACGCGATAACGGTCGATCAGGAAATCATTGAGGTTGAAGCTTTTGACTTCCTTGGCCGTTTGCGCGCTGGCGCCCACCATGCGCAGGTAGTCGAGCTCGCGTCGCTCCGGGGTCCATTGGTAATTAACCGCGTAACTCTGCGCATTGAAATGCAGCTCACCGACAAAGACCGGTACCAGCGCGATCAGCAACAGCAGAATCAACCAAGGCGCATAGACCGCCAGGCCCACCGCAAAGCTGACGATGGTGACGATGTCCTGCGCCTGCCCGAGCAACTGCGAAAGCAGTGAACTCCGCCCGGCTACCTGGCGTCGCGCGCGATCCAGTCGATCCTGCAGATCGGCGTCTTCGAAATCTTCCAGATCGAGCGAAGCGGCATGCAGCATCAATTCGATACTGGTAGCGTTGCTGTAAAGCTCGGACAGCAGCGAATCGATCAGCGAGACGATACGACCCAGAATGTCCGCGGCGATCGCCAGCGAGAATTCCAGCGCAAGCAAGGCCCAAAGGCGATGCATCTGTGCGTCCGCCAACCAGTCGGACAGCCCACCATGGAAACCGCCCGCGCGAATCAGATGCGTGACTTCGTCGATGATCAGCTTGCCGACGTAGAGCGTCACCACCGGCAGCAGTGCACGTGCCAGCCTCAGGACGATGGTCCAGATGCACAGCCAGGGGCTGGTTCGCCATATACCGAGCAGGAACGGCGGCAGGTTGCGCAAGGCGCTGAAGCGCTCGCGCAGGCTTTGCTTGGGCGGCGGCTCGCCGCGACTGGCCCCACCCTTACCTGCTCGCCCACCCATGCTGTATTCGCGCGGCATCGTTACTTCCGGGTCCGGCCTTAGCCGAAAGCCGGAGCATGCCATGGGGGCTTGTCTTTAGATACACTTACGATATATCGTAAGTACATCTTAGATACTACGAGAGAACCTGATCATGCGCGGACACCATTCGTTATTTCATGCGATGCGCCATCGGTTCCGGGCCATGCACGAGGAACACCACGACCGGGCTTTTGAACACCATGCCGCACGCCACGGCTTTCGCGGCGGCCCGGGCGGGGATTTCTTTGCCGACTGGAACGAGCTGCGTGGCGGCGGCCGGCGCGGCGGCGGCCGCATGTTCGGTCACGGCGATCTGAAACTGCTGCTGCTCGCCCTGCTCGAACAACAGCCGCGTCACGGCTACGAGATGATTCGCATCATCGAAGAAATGTTTCATGGCCACTACTCGCCCAGCCCCGGCGCCATCTACCCCACGCTGACCATGCTGGAAGAAATGGGACATGCGCAGGTGGAGAACGAACAGGGCGGACGCAAGCTCTATGCAATCACCGACGAGGGACGCCGCTTCCTCGACGAAAACCGTGCCGCGGTCGAAGCCATGACCGAACGCACCGAACACAGCGCGCGCATGGCTGCGAAGATGTCAGCGCCGCAGGCCATCCGCCAGGCCATGCATGCCCTCAAGCATGCCCTGCTGATGCGCGGTACGGAGTGGACCCGTGCGGAAACCCAACGCGTTGCGGCCATTCTCGAAAAAGCGGCCACCGACATCGCCACCGGGCAGCGCCGTGAATAGCCCCGGCGAGGATCTGGATCGCTGGCAGCAACGCTGCAAGGCCGCTGGCCTGCAAATGACCGCCCCCCGACGCGCCGTGCTGGCTGCCCTGGTGGCACGACAGGACGCCATGGATGCGGTGGCGTTGCTTGTACAGGCACGCGAACACTATCCACGCGCCAGTATCGGCACGGTGTACCGCTTCATGCGCGAGCTGGAACAGCACGCCCTGGTGCAGGTACACAGCGAGGCTCATGGGCGCATCCATTGGCGACTTGCCGGCACGGCGCAACCCGTTGCGACACCACCGGACATGGATGCCCTGGCCGTCGTGCGGCAAATCGCCGAGCGCCTGGGCTACCGCTTGATTCGCCGCAACGGCGACTTCATCTACTGATTCCCCGCCACGCCATCGCTCATCCGAGCCAGTAGCCGGCTGCTTACTTTCCCCCAAGGAGCATTCATGGCAAGACATGAACCACGCATGGTTCGTCATACGGTGGTGATGCGCCAGCTCGATGTGCTGCGCGTAGAACGTCTGACCCCGCACATGCAACGCATCGTACTCGGCGGCCCCGAGCTGGCCGGCTTTATCAGCGCCGCGCCGGACGATCACGTCAAGCTGTTCTTTCCCAACAGCCACGGCGAGATCGTACGCCCGACACTCGGCGCCAACGGCCTGGAGTATCCGCCCGGCAAGGAACCCTCGCCCATGCGCGACTACACGCCACGCAGCCACGACGAAACCCGCGGCGAACTGACCGTGGACTTTGTCCTGCATGGCGACGGTCCCGCGGCGACGTGGGCGGCGCAAGCCACACCGGGGCAACAGCTTGGTGCGGGCGGCCCACGGGGCTCGTTTATCGTCGCCGATGATTTCGATCACTACGTCATGGCGGGCGATGAAACCGCCCTGCCCGCGATCGGTCGCTGGCTGGAAGAGCTGCCGTCGAATGCCAAGGCGACTGTGTTCATTGAGATTCCCGACTCGGCCGACCGGCAGAGCCTGAGCTCGAATGCGCATTTCGATGTGCAGTGGCTGGATCGCAAGGGTGGCGATGCTGCGAGCAGCACATTGCTGGAGCAGGCCTTGCAGCGGTTTGTGCCAGCCGACGGCGATACGTTTTATTGGATCGCTACCGAGTCGAAGCGTGCACGCAACATGCGCCAATGGTTAAGCGAGCATCGCGACCTGCCCAAGGAGCATGTGAAAGCTACGGGCTATTGGAAGTTTGGCGATAGCGACGATTGATTGATTTGTGAGGCATGCCGCGAGCACCCGCCCCCTCACCCCAACCCTCTCCCCCGGCGGAGCCAGGGGAGAGGGAGCAGACTGCGCAAGTGCGAAACACTGAAGCACCCTCAATAGATCCCCTCTCCCCTGGCTTTGCCGGGGGAGAGGGTTAGGGTGAGGGGGAGCTCTAAGTCCTGAGATTCACGTGAACACCCCGTGAGCAATCTCACCAACGACGACACTCTGTATGCATAGGACACGGTATCCATAACCCCATGCCAACGCATGGGAGAAGCAAGAAATGAAGCGCGGCCGGAAAGTGCTGAGCTGGATCGGAGGCATCCTGGTCTTGCTGATCGCAATCGTCATCATCGTGATCGCCACCTTCGACTGGAACCGGGCCAAGCCTTTTATCAACGACAAGGTCAGCCAGGCGATCGGGCGACAGTTCGAGATTCAGGGTGACCTGAGCGTGCATTGGCAGCGCGAACCGGACCAGGGCGG from Dyella sp. GSA-30 includes the following:
- a CDS encoding peptidylprolyl isomerase translates to MRRLAPSLLGLSLLCALALPAAMAAESGKTPSPKELLDHAKPEEWRSPDPQNIVVMQLPQGRVVIELAPDFTPRHAENIRTLVRGHYFDGLAIIRVQDNFVTQWGDPEDDDKGDKSKLRSLGKASKTLPPEYTRPIDDKLPWTALPDGDVYAPEVGFSEGFPVARDKTTGQEWLTHCYGAVGVARDVGPETGSGSSLYAIIGQAPRGLDRNLAVAGRVLQGMEFLSAFPRGTGALGFYEKPEQRTTIRSVTLLADMPAAQRPKLQVLRTDSPTFAALIEAKRNRHDDFYTVPAGKIDLCSINVPVRDAK
- a CDS encoding ABC transporter ATP-binding protein, giving the protein MGGRAGKGGASRGEPPPKQSLRERFSALRNLPPFLLGIWRTSPWLCIWTIVLRLARALLPVVTLYVGKLIIDEVTHLIRAGGFHGGLSDWLADAQMHRLWALLALEFSLAIAADILGRIVSLIDSLLSELYSNATSIELMLHAASLDLEDFEDADLQDRLDRARRQVAGRSSLLSQLLGQAQDIVTIVSFAVGLAVYAPWLILLLLIALVPVFVGELHFNAQSYAVNYQWTPERRELDYLRMVGASAQTAKEVKSFNLNDFLIDRYRVLSKSIYRANRSIALRRAGWGGLFTTIGTIGYYLAYAIIAFRTVSGDFTIGDLTFLSASFRRLRSLLENLLIGFSQVAGQALYLDDLFSFFQIKPEIYTPEHPRPFPSPIREGFVFEDVGFRYPDAERWAVRNLNFTLRAGEVLALVGENGAGKTTLVKLLSRLYDPDEGRILLDGHPLSEYDLHELRANTGVIFQDFVRYFLSAADNIAVGRIEARDDRERITDAARRSVADEVIAKLPKGYEQMLGKLFKGGVDLSGGEWQKIAIARAYMRDAQLLILDEPTAALDARSEFEVFQRFKELSQGKTAVLISHRFSTVRMADRIMVLEGGSIVEIGSHADLLAAGGHYAELFELQAAGYR
- a CDS encoding PadR family transcriptional regulator; its protein translation is MRGHHSLFHAMRHRFRAMHEEHHDRAFEHHAARHGFRGGPGGDFFADWNELRGGGRRGGGRMFGHGDLKLLLLALLEQQPRHGYEMIRIIEEMFHGHYSPSPGAIYPTLTMLEEMGHAQVENEQGGRKLYAITDEGRRFLDENRAAVEAMTERTEHSARMAAKMSAPQAIRQAMHALKHALLMRGTEWTRAETQRVAAILEKAATDIATGQRRE
- a CDS encoding transcriptional repressor; amino-acid sequence: MNSPGEDLDRWQQRCKAAGLQMTAPRRAVLAALVARQDAMDAVALLVQAREHYPRASIGTVYRFMRELEQHALVQVHSEAHGRIHWRLAGTAQPVATPPDMDALAVVRQIAERLGYRLIRRNGDFIY
- a CDS encoding siderophore-interacting protein → MARHEPRMVRHTVVMRQLDVLRVERLTPHMQRIVLGGPELAGFISAAPDDHVKLFFPNSHGEIVRPTLGANGLEYPPGKEPSPMRDYTPRSHDETRGELTVDFVLHGDGPAATWAAQATPGQQLGAGGPRGSFIVADDFDHYVMAGDETALPAIGRWLEELPSNAKATVFIEIPDSADRQSLSSNAHFDVQWLDRKGGDAASSTLLEQALQRFVPADGDTFYWIATESKRARNMRQWLSEHRDLPKEHVKATGYWKFGDSDD